The segment GTATATGTGTCCCCGAGAGGTTTAGAGATATTCTCGGAGAAGCACCATTTCTGGCAAAGCTTGAAATTCAAAGATGCGGAGTGGATGACAGAAGAACATGCCCTACAACAATAAGAGGTCTTGCCAGTTATTACGCAGAACCTTACCATGGTAGAGAAACTCCATACGGAATTAGGTATGACATGTATGGCTACTATGCAGCAAGTCCAGACTTGCCCCTGGGAAGCCTCCTTAAGGTAAAAAACCTCAAGAATGGTAAGGAAGTGGTCGTAAAGGTCATAGACAGAGGTCCACTAAAACCCGAAAGAATCCTTGACCTCTCTTATTCCGCTGCAAGGGATTTAGATATGCTCAGAGACGGAGTTGTAGAAGTTCAAGCCCTTGTGCTAAGATGTGGAGATTGAATAGAAACTTCTTTTCCTTTTAGCCTCTTTCACTCCTTGCCCCTTCATACAGTGATAATAAACCTCAAGGCTTGCTAAGAATCTTGCTCGTGCTAATCCTACTCATATCCGCCTACAAGGTCTGGAGGCACTAACCTCTTGACAATTTTTTGTCATTAAGATACGATATATTGTCAATGAACAGGGTCAAGGAAAGGCGTCTAAGGCTTGGCTTGTCTCAGGAGGAGCTATCCAAGATAACAAACATTCCAAGGACTACCATAAGTGCCATAGAGTCTGGTAAGGCTACCCCCTCTGTAGACTATGCTCTAAGGCTTGCCAAGGCTCTAAGATGCACTGTAGAGGAACTTTTTGGAGAGGAAGAGTTTGTTCCCTTCTTAGGCTTTAAGGAAGGGCTTTTTGTTAGTTATCAGGTAGATGAGAAGAGAGTTCTCTTTCCAATAAACCTGTCAGAGGCGGAAGACTGCCCAGAGGGCTATTTCAAAGAGGGTAAAGTGGAGTGGTTCAATAGACAAACTCTACCCACATACACCTTTGCGGGTTGCGACCCTTCCTTTAAACTCCTCTCAAAAGCCCTCAGAGAAGAGGGAATAAGGCTTTTGGTTATAAACCTTCCAAGCATGAAGGCTCTTGAGCTTCTC is part of the Aquificaceae bacterium genome and harbors:
- a CDS encoding septal ring lytic transglycosylase RlpA family protein, encoding MKTFLLLFLFLISSCYVAAWDRSIGADGELRVNCPEVLRTEGFYCTGDRAYSNLVQSGSRVRVVNILTGKSITIAVFRREDIRGICVPERFRDILGEAPFLAKLEIQRCGVDDRRTCPTTIRGLASYYAEPYHGRETPYGIRYDMYGYYAASPDLPLGSLLKVKNLKNGKEVVVKVIDRGPLKPERILDLSYSAARDLDMLRDGVVEVQALVLRCGD